The DNA window GGTAAGCTATACGCTGGATGAAAATCAGTCGCAATTCACGGCAACTGCTGAACAGTCGATACAAAGAATCAGGGAGAGAGATGATATGAATGCATTTCCGATTATTATTTTAAATGACAACCGACCTGTTGGCTTTTTTGTACTTGATTTTGGAGATGATAAACTGGATCTTACCGATAATGAAAATGCAGTTCTGCTAAGGTCTTTGTCTATAAATCCTGAAATGCAGGGATCCGGGATTGGAAAATCTGCAATGCTTCAGGTAGACGATTTTGTAAGAGAAAATTTTCAATATTGTGATGAAATTGTACTGGCGGTTAATCAAAGAAACGAGTCGGCATATCACATCTACAAAAAAGCGGGCTACACTTACAACGGTAAAACCAGAATGGGGAGAAGCGGGCCACAATATCTGATGTTTAAAAAACTTTAATAAAATTTTAAAATCATAATTTCTTTACTGCTGATTACTTTCCATAACTTTGAGTAACATCAAATTTTAAATTATGGAAATATCACTTCATAATCAGGTGGCTATCGTCACAGGATCCTCAAGCGGAATTGGTTCCGGAATTGCAAAATCATTGGCAGCAGCCGGAGCTACAGTCATCGTTAATCATTCTTCGGAACGTTCTGTCGACGAAGCTAAAAGCGTTTTAAAAGAAATTACGGATGCCGGCGGAAAGGGGATTACCTATCAATGTGATGTATCCAAAGAAGATCAGGTTATTGCTATGTTTCAGACAGTGGTTTCACAATTCGGAACGGTAGATATTCTGGTGAATAATGCAGGAGTGCAAAAAGACGCGAAGTTCACAGAAATGACCTTAGACCAATGGAATACCGTCATCGGAATTAATCTGACAGGTCAGTTTCTATGTGCAAGAGAAGCAATCAAAGAATTTCTACGTAGAGGAATAGACCCGTCGCGCTCTATTGCTTGTGGAAAAATCATTCACATCAGTTCCGTGCATGAAATCATTCCATGGGCAG is part of the Chryseobacterium lactis genome and encodes:
- a CDS encoding GNAT family N-acetyltransferase: MVSLIFFKQEYLAEVSYTLDENQSQFTATAEQSIQRIRERDDMNAFPIIILNDNRPVGFFVLDFGDDKLDLTDNENAVLLRSLSINPEMQGSGIGKSAMLQVDDFVRENFQYCDEIVLAVNQRNESAYHIYKKAGYTYNGKTRMGRSGPQYLMFKKL
- a CDS encoding glucose 1-dehydrogenase; translation: MEISLHNQVAIVTGSSSGIGSGIAKSLAAAGATVIVNHSSERSVDEAKSVLKEITDAGGKGITYQCDVSKEDQVIAMFQTVVSQFGTVDILVNNAGVQKDAKFTEMTLDQWNTVIGINLTGQFLCAREAIKEFLRRGIDPSRSIACGKIIHISSVHEIIPWAGHANYASSKGAIRMLMQTLAQEYGADKIRVNSICPGAIQTPINKDAWSTPEALNSLLTLIPYNRIGQPKDIGNLAAFLASDLADYITGTSIFVDGGMTTFESFSTGG